Proteins encoded together in one Parcubacteria group bacterium window:
- a CDS encoding L-lactate dehydrogenase — translation MKNKVTIIGAGMVGSTVAYSLVLQDIVEEIALMDLNEELVKAQVMDLQHSVPFVGRTDVKVGTYDDCADSDVVVITCGAAQKPGETRLDLVQKNAAIIKGIVPQVFEKNPNTILVMVTNPVDVLTKLAISLFPDKKDRIMGTGTLLDSARFRELIGLKMDIDPKSIHAYILGEHGDSEFPVWSMASIGNMKLGTCNRLNDDDKTKIFEEAKNAAYTIIAGKQSTYYAIGAGCAHLVQTIVHDKKSVLPVSHAIEGAYGIDDVCLSMPAVVGCNGIEGRLCIELNEEEQKNLQHTAEVLKETFASIA, via the coding sequence ATGAAAAACAAAGTGACGATCATTGGGGCGGGGATGGTGGGGTCCACTGTGGCGTATAGTTTGGTATTACAGGATATTGTGGAAGAAATTGCGTTGATGGATCTCAACGAAGAGCTTGTGAAGGCGCAGGTGATGGATCTGCAACATTCTGTGCCGTTTGTGGGGCGCACGGATGTGAAGGTGGGCACATATGATGATTGTGCTGATAGTGATGTGGTGGTGATCACATGTGGCGCGGCACAGAAGCCCGGTGAGACGCGTCTTGATCTCGTGCAAAAAAACGCGGCAATTATCAAAGGTATTGTGCCACAAGTATTTGAAAAAAATCCCAACACAATCCTTGTCATGGTCACAAATCCTGTGGATGTGCTTACGAAGCTGGCGATATCACTCTTTCCCGATAAAAAGGATCGAATCATGGGCACAGGAACACTCCTTGATTCGGCACGTTTTCGCGAGCTTATCGGCTTAAAGATGGATATCGATCCAAAAAGTATTCATGCATATATTCTTGGCGAGCATGGAGACAGCGAGTTTCCTGTTTGGAGTATGGCATCGATTGGCAACATGAAACTGGGGACTTGCAATCGTCTCAATGATGATGATAAAACAAAAATTTTTGAAGAGGCAAAAAATGCGGCATATACGATCATTGCGGGGAAACAATCAACATATTATGCAATTGGCGCTGGTTGTGCACACCTCGTTCAAACGATCGTACATGATAAAAAGTCTGTTCTTCCCGTATCACATGCAATAGAAGGTGCGTATGGTATTGATGATGTGTGTCTCAGTATGCCGGCAGTTGTGGGTTGTAATGGCATAGAAGGACGCTTATGTATAGAATTAAATGAAGAGGAGCAAAAAAACTTGCAACATACGGCGGAAGTGTTAAAAGAAACATTTGCATCAATCGCATAA